A window of the Deinococcus fonticola genome harbors these coding sequences:
- a CDS encoding transposase, with amino-acid sequence MLARVKGLLDALGIHDVRLLADRGFCDSELMDWLWACKWHYRMRIKSNLILADLAGQRLCKLDDIRLQPRETRCFHNVAITGQAFGPVHVAVARPTDVQEQWQVVSSEPTDLETFAEYGERFQIEEGFLDDKSGLHGLESSKLRDVTSLNRLVMVLALATLFLVTKGVQIVTEGKRRMVDAHWQRGLSYLKIGERAMRWALSRGLEVFTHLALPGGPDPEPLGKRKKKCSDPITLLEVGWTLVLRPLS; translated from the coding sequence GTGCTCGCCCGTGTCAAAGGCCTCCTCGATGCGTTGGGCATCCATGACGTTCGGCTCCTTGCTGATCGAGGTTTTTGCGACAGTGAACTCATGGATTGGCTCTGGGCCTGCAAATGGCACTACCGCATGCGTATCAAGTCGAACCTGATCCTCGCTGACCTTGCAGGTCAGCGCCTGTGCAAGCTCGACGACATTCGCCTCCAACCCAGGGAAACACGCTGTTTCCACAACGTCGCCATCACCGGGCAGGCGTTTGGCCCAGTCCATGTCGCGGTCGCTCGACCCACAGACGTTCAGGAGCAGTGGCAGGTCGTGAGCAGCGAGCCGACAGACCTGGAAACGTTCGCTGAGTACGGCGAACGCTTCCAAATCGAAGAGGGCTTCCTGGACGATAAAAGTGGTCTCCACGGGCTGGAATCCTCGAAGCTCCGTGATGTCACGAGCCTGAACAGGCTCGTCATGGTTCTGGCGCTGGCCACGCTCTTTCTCGTCACCAAGGGTGTACAGATCGTCACGGAAGGGAAACGGCGAATGGTCGACGCGCATTGGCAACGTGGGCTGAGTTATCTCAAGATTGGGGAACGGGCCATGCGCTGGGCACTCAGTCGCGGCCTCGAAGTGTTTACCCACCTGGCACTGCCAGGTGGGCCAGATCCAGAACCTCTGGGCAAACGGAAGAAGAAATGCTCTGACCCCATTACGTTGCTGGAAGTCGGCTGGACGCTGGTTTTACGCCCTCTCTCATAA